The following are from one region of the Centroberyx gerrardi isolate f3 chromosome 16, fCenGer3.hap1.cur.20231027, whole genome shotgun sequence genome:
- the LOC139919487 gene encoding polyadenylate-binding protein-interacting protein 2-like — protein MKDPSRSNNSAPNMTISNDVILTNQFNLEDNPFAEYMWMENEEEFNRQVEEELWEEEFIERCFQEMLEEEEQWEWFIPSRDLPPQAVSQLQDQINLLVLGADVDLYQDVVVNSNLNPNAKEFTPGIQKHVM, from the exons ATGAAAGACCCAAGTCGCAGCAACAACAGCGCCCCAAACATGACAATTAGCAACGACGTCATCCTGACCAACCAGTTCAACTTAGAGGACAATCCCTTCGCCGAGTACATGTGGATGGAAAACGAGGAGGAATTCAACAGACAG gtggaggaggagctgtgGGAGGAGGAGTTCATCGAGCGCTGCTTCCAGGagatgctggaggaggaggagcagtggGAGTGGTTCATCCCGTCCAGAGACCTGCCCCCCCAGGCCGTCAGCCAGCTGCAGGACCAGATCAACCTGCTGGTGCTGGGCGCCGACGTCGACCTGTACCAGGACGTCGTG gtgaACAGCAACCTGAACCCCAACGCCAAGGAGTTCACCCCGGGGATACAGAAGCACGTCATGTGA
- the neurog1 gene encoding neurogenin-1 — MCTAMETVYSDIDSNSCDFSFPHTDDDEDSRGSLRSASPASSPLGPEPGSTEQQQQQKKRRRGRRGDATVHVVKKNRRMKANDRERNRMHNLNDALDALRGVLPAFPDETKLTKIETLRFAHNYIWALSETIRIADLQGGKAGRGGGAGDAPLVLPPGLGRIGDAPSPGSEACSWSSSGSSSSSSPAYCTSSPGSPAVAEDYGFLQPDAVYGFHSFVPGVY; from the coding sequence ATGTGCACCGCCATGGAGACCGTCTACTCCGACATCGACAGCAACAGCTGCGACTTCTCCTTCCCGCACACCGACGACGACGAGGACTCCCGCGGCAGCCTGCGCTCCGCCTCCCCGGCCAGCTCGCCGCTCGGCCCGGAGCCCGGCAGCaccgagcagcagcagcagcagaagaagcgGCGCCGGGGCCGCCGGGGCGACGCCACCGTGCATGTGGTGAAGAAGAACCGGCGGATGAAAGCCAACGACCGGGAGAGGAACCGGATGCACAACCTGAACGACGCCCTGGACGCGCTCCGCGGGGTCCTGCCGGCCTTCCCGGACGAGACCAAGCTCACAAAAATCGAGACTCTCCGCTTTGCGCACAACTACATCTGGGCGCTGTCCGAGACCATCCGCATCGCCGACCTGCAGGGGGGCAAGGCGGGCCGGGGCGGCGGGGCCGGGGACGCGCCCCTGGTGCTCCCCCCGGGGCTCGGCCGCATCGGCGACGCCCCGAGCCCCGGCAGCGAGGCCTGCTCCTGGAGCTCCAGCGGCtcgtcgtcgtcctcctccCCGGCGTACTGCACCTCCAGCCCGGGCAGCCCGGCGGTGGCGGAGGACTACGGCTTCCTGCAGCCGGACGCGGTGTACGGCTTCCACAGCTTCGTGCCGGGCGTCTACTGA